The proteins below come from a single Chitinophaga pinensis DSM 2588 genomic window:
- a CDS encoding heparinase II/III family protein, producing the protein MKYLLSLLLLVSLNSISNRSVAQEPRNILSHFTRPQLEAALIPADQWHPFPLDAAGWKRILPDSVQQSILRQAETYLKIPFVAIPASMMMEYQKNGDRSRYEEMSFRKRDQLFTMTVAEAIEQKGRFLTAIVNGIWSICEESYWGAPGHLYLQKAGIDLVDVEDPSVDLFVSETATVLALTDYLLGAQLDTYSKLLRKRIYYEVNRRMLTPLEKDSDRYYYLKKGTKEYPVNNWNPWVISNWMTSLLLLEKSNERRVSELEHALHLLDHYINFMGEDGAVDEGPVYWSGAAGRVFDALTVLESATGGKIKVYDAPIIRNMASYIYKMHIAGNYYINVADASPVIPTDGLLLYRMGSLMGDPVMRDFGAWAFHRYPIRTPISGDFAKPRMLFNMQAWMDCSRSEGKEPVITDVWLESIQLMAASAGNGLLVASHGGHNGESHNHNDVGDFIVYAAGQPVIIDAGLGTYTAKTFSKERYQLWYNSSAYHNLPTINNIQQKEGRKFGARDVQYHQDQQSAVLQMDIAGAYPPEAGVVRWERAVRMDKQQGQVTVTDEFTLTGSSTSLTQTLMTVCPVDVSQRGIILFKVQGAAPVQLTYDPQLWEVKTELLPCKAPDEKRLTDNWSRKPLTRILLMYKEGSSSGRYTFVIKN; encoded by the coding sequence ATGAAGTATCTTTTATCCCTTTTGTTGCTGGTGTCGCTGAATAGTATAAGCAATCGCTCGGTAGCACAGGAACCCCGAAACATATTAAGTCATTTTACCCGTCCGCAACTGGAAGCTGCGCTCATACCTGCTGATCAATGGCATCCTTTTCCATTGGATGCTGCAGGCTGGAAACGTATATTACCTGATTCCGTGCAACAGAGTATACTTCGTCAGGCGGAAACCTATCTCAAGATTCCTTTTGTGGCTATACCTGCTTCCATGATGATGGAATACCAGAAGAACGGAGACCGTTCCCGTTATGAGGAAATGTCCTTCAGAAAGAGAGACCAGTTGTTTACTATGACAGTCGCCGAAGCGATTGAGCAGAAGGGGCGTTTTCTGACGGCCATCGTCAATGGTATCTGGTCGATATGTGAAGAGAGTTACTGGGGGGCGCCTGGTCACTTATACCTTCAGAAAGCAGGTATTGACCTGGTGGATGTGGAAGATCCTTCTGTGGATCTCTTTGTCAGTGAAACAGCGACTGTACTTGCCCTGACTGATTACCTGCTGGGTGCGCAGCTGGATACTTATTCCAAGCTGTTGCGAAAACGTATTTATTATGAAGTGAACCGTCGTATGCTGACGCCATTGGAGAAAGACAGTGACCGGTACTATTATCTGAAAAAGGGAACAAAGGAATATCCCGTTAATAACTGGAATCCCTGGGTGATCAGCAACTGGATGACAAGTCTGTTGTTGCTGGAAAAGAGTAATGAACGCCGTGTGTCAGAACTGGAACATGCCTTACATCTGCTGGACCATTATATCAATTTTATGGGGGAGGATGGCGCTGTGGATGAAGGCCCTGTTTACTGGTCGGGTGCTGCCGGCAGGGTGTTTGACGCCCTCACCGTATTAGAAAGTGCCACTGGTGGAAAAATAAAGGTCTATGACGCCCCGATCATCCGTAACATGGCGTCCTATATCTATAAAATGCATATCGCCGGTAATTACTATATCAATGTGGCGGATGCTTCTCCGGTGATTCCTACTGACGGACTTTTGTTATACCGTATGGGAAGTTTGATGGGAGATCCTGTGATGAGGGACTTCGGCGCCTGGGCATTTCACAGGTACCCGATCAGGACGCCTATTTCCGGTGATTTCGCCAAACCGAGGATGCTTTTCAATATGCAGGCCTGGATGGATTGCTCCCGCAGTGAAGGTAAGGAACCAGTTATAACGGACGTCTGGCTGGAAAGTATTCAGCTCATGGCAGCAAGCGCAGGAAACGGCCTGCTTGTGGCCAGTCATGGCGGTCATAACGGCGAAAGCCATAACCATAATGATGTGGGCGATTTCATCGTATATGCCGCCGGACAACCTGTTATTATCGATGCCGGCCTGGGGACTTATACGGCAAAGACATTCTCAAAGGAAAGATACCAGCTCTGGTATAACAGCTCTGCCTATCATAACCTGCCTACGATCAATAATATTCAGCAGAAGGAGGGACGGAAGTTTGGCGCCAGGGATGTACAATATCATCAGGACCAGCAGTCAGCCGTTCTGCAGATGGATATTGCGGGGGCTTATCCGCCGGAGGCGGGAGTTGTCCGTTGGGAAAGAGCGGTCAGGATGGATAAACAGCAGGGCCAGGTAACTGTTACGGATGAATTTACTTTAACAGGCAGCAGCACGTCGCTTACACAGACATTGATGACTGTTTGTCCGGTGGATGTCAGTCAGCGTGGGATCATTCTATTCAAAGTTCAGGGGGCTGCTCCTGTGCAGTTAACATACGACCCACAGTTATGGGAGGTAAAAACAGAACTGCTTCCTTGTAAAGCGCCGGATGAAAAGCGCCTGACGGATAACTGGTCACGGAAACCGCTGACCCGCATTCTGCTGATGTATAAGGAGGGGAGCAGCAGTGGCAGGTATACGTTTGTTATAAAGAATTAA
- a CDS encoding fatty acid desaturase — MSNKPTDFTWSNEPNPHHVRVRQILKQHPEVKGLIGKNPYTFLVIVGLVAAQVGLSYWLRDASWWLIILMSYVAGAFISHALWVMIHETSHGLIFKGKVPNLLAGIIANLPHIFASSVSFQRYHLKHHAHQGEHDLDADLPDFWEARLVSNNPFSKMLWFLFFPIFQITRTARLNISLFDRWVAINWIIQLAFDVAIFVFFGPKALIYMLISFCLSVGLHPLGARWIQEHYLTLDPVQETYSYYGPLNTVAFNVGFHNEHHDFPSIPWNKLPQIKNTAPSYYDSLLSHKSWTKLFFWFIFDPKLSLYSRVLRKEKVKIVKETEATAN, encoded by the coding sequence ATGAGTAACAAACCGACTGATTTTACGTGGAGTAATGAGCCGAATCCGCATCACGTCCGCGTTAGGCAGATTCTTAAACAACATCCCGAAGTGAAGGGTCTTATAGGGAAAAATCCCTATACATTTTTGGTGATCGTCGGCCTCGTGGCAGCACAGGTAGGTCTTTCTTACTGGTTGCGTGATGCTTCCTGGTGGCTGATTATCCTGATGTCTTATGTGGCAGGTGCGTTCATCAGCCATGCATTGTGGGTAATGATCCACGAAACCAGCCATGGACTTATATTTAAAGGTAAAGTACCCAACTTACTGGCAGGTATCATCGCCAATCTGCCGCATATCTTCGCCAGTTCCGTGTCTTTCCAGCGTTATCACCTGAAGCACCACGCTCACCAGGGTGAACATGACCTGGATGCCGATCTGCCGGATTTCTGGGAAGCGAGACTGGTTAGTAACAACCCATTCAGTAAAATGCTGTGGTTCCTGTTCTTCCCGATCTTCCAGATCACCCGTACTGCCAGACTGAACATCTCACTGTTTGACCGTTGGGTAGCGATCAACTGGATCATCCAGCTGGCTTTCGATGTAGCCATCTTTGTTTTCTTCGGACCAAAAGCACTGATCTATATGCTGATCAGCTTCTGCCTGTCCGTTGGTCTGCACCCACTGGGCGCACGCTGGATCCAGGAACACTACCTGACCCTGGACCCCGTACAGGAAACTTACAGCTACTATGGTCCGCTGAACACAGTGGCCTTCAACGTAGGCTTCCACAATGAGCACCATGACTTCCCATCTATTCCGTGGAATAAACTGCCACAGATTAAGAATACAGCACCTTCTTACTATGATTCGCTGCTGTCTCATAAGTCCTGGACCAAACTCTTCTTCTGGTTTATATTCGATCCTAAACTGTCTCTTTATTCACGTGTACTGAGAAAAGAGAAAGTGAAAATCGTGAAGGAAACAGAAGCAACAGCCAATTAG
- a CDS encoding IS4 family transposase, with translation MSKSKFFSGQPIFNQLLSFIPTTLIDKVCRETNADYYYKHFKAFDHLVTMLFSSFHQCTSLRELHTGLLANQHRLHHLGIKHTPRRSTISDANRTRPVAFFEKLYHRLYNHHYQAFSPDSRKRKSLVDRLFIVDSTTVSLFSNVMKGAGVIRMDGRKKGGIKAHVLMTAKTELPSFTILTEAAKNDRIIMPQLELLPGSIIAMDRAYVNYKLMKEWTEKEITWVTRVTKSMKIKLLTRNRLKILNKRKGILKDWVIQLGNPLTEEKSPVQTARVISIYDRNTKKKIHLLTNNFTYTPTTIRKLYQKRWAIEMLFKRIKQNSQLNNFLGENKNAISIQLWCTLIKDLLTKIVKDKLTEKGSKKWSFSNLTGFLRLHLYTYIHLMNFLAEPEYALLQHNKGPDQINLQLKLFSF, from the coding sequence ATGAGCAAAAGTAAATTTTTTTCCGGACAGCCGATTTTTAATCAACTACTTTCTTTTATACCAACCACGTTGATAGATAAAGTCTGTAGAGAGACAAACGCAGATTACTATTATAAGCATTTTAAGGCTTTTGACCATTTGGTAACAATGCTATTTAGTAGTTTTCATCAGTGTACTTCATTACGAGAGCTTCATACAGGATTGTTAGCCAACCAGCATCGGCTTCACCATTTGGGCATTAAACATACCCCGCGTCGAAGCACTATTTCCGATGCTAACAGGACGCGTCCGGTGGCGTTTTTTGAAAAGCTTTATCATCGTCTATATAACCATCATTATCAAGCGTTTTCCCCGGACAGCCGAAAGAGAAAATCGTTGGTTGACCGGTTATTCATAGTGGACTCGACGACGGTCAGCCTATTTTCTAATGTAATGAAGGGGGCAGGTGTAATTAGAATGGACGGCAGAAAGAAGGGAGGAATAAAGGCGCACGTATTGATGACGGCCAAAACAGAACTACCAAGCTTTACTATTCTGACGGAAGCTGCCAAAAATGATAGAATCATTATGCCACAGTTAGAGCTCTTGCCAGGTTCTATAATAGCCATGGATAGAGCTTATGTGAACTATAAACTCATGAAGGAATGGACTGAAAAAGAGATCACGTGGGTAACTCGTGTAACCAAGAGTATGAAAATAAAATTATTGACACGAAACAGATTAAAAATACTCAATAAAAGAAAAGGTATCCTAAAAGATTGGGTTATTCAACTAGGTAACCCTCTAACAGAGGAGAAAAGTCCTGTACAGACGGCGCGTGTAATCAGCATTTACGATAGAAATACAAAAAAGAAAATACATCTGTTAACAAACAATTTTACTTATACGCCGACAACGATCAGGAAATTGTATCAAAAGCGATGGGCAATCGAAATGCTTTTTAAAAGAATTAAGCAGAACTCTCAATTAAACAATTTTTTAGGTGAAAACAAGAATGCTATAAGTATACAGCTCTGGTGCACGCTAATAAAGGATTTACTGACAAAGATCGTAAAAGACAAGCTGACAGAGAAAGGGAGTAAAAAATGGTCTTTTAGTAACCTAACTGGCTTTCTAAGGTTACATCTTTACACTTATATCCACCTAATGAATTTTCTGGCAGAACCCGAGTATGCACTTTTACAGCATAATAAGGGGCCAGATCAGATAAACCTGCAATTGAAATTATTCTCCTTTTAA
- a CDS encoding glycosyltransferase, translating to MKIVFLCGSLEPGRDGVGDYSRRLASELIRKQHEVAIVALNDRRITAVYHGSQASNEMNVPVLRLPAAMDERKRFDYANDFIKQFGPEWVSLQYVPFSFEKRGLPFSFSNHLKRIDGNFRWHIMFHELWVGLYGYSNFKLKMLGLLQKLIIKQMLAAIKPESVTTSIGIYKKNLGWKDVNLIPLFSNIPIVTPPPMQNDRSGNITAIHFGTFTSSLEDYKRQIDFLTAIGEKTGKTVCLQVIGDGGAHKEKALEISRQLLGKENVTDCGFQSEESVSGYMLKADIGISRADYALFGKSGSSMAMLEHGLPVLLRGDRPEDDMVGQDFPFKEQLLYTDDADKDLHKKEPVYFLNQVSDIFLDSLHEKDKEQDPNTLILVTRP from the coding sequence GTGAAAATAGTTTTTCTCTGTGGTTCTCTGGAACCGGGACGGGATGGCGTGGGGGACTATTCAAGACGCCTGGCAAGTGAATTAATTCGTAAGCAACACGAGGTTGCAATCGTAGCACTTAATGATAGAAGAATCACAGCCGTTTATCACGGCAGTCAGGCGAGCAATGAAATGAATGTCCCCGTACTTCGTCTGCCTGCTGCTATGGACGAACGTAAGCGTTTTGATTACGCGAATGATTTTATTAAGCAGTTCGGACCTGAATGGGTTAGTCTGCAATATGTACCCTTCTCTTTCGAGAAAAGAGGATTGCCTTTCTCCTTCAGTAATCACCTGAAACGCATTGATGGCAATTTCCGCTGGCACATTATGTTCCATGAACTCTGGGTGGGGCTGTATGGTTATAGCAATTTCAAACTGAAGATGCTGGGGCTTTTACAGAAACTGATCATCAAACAGATGCTTGCTGCGATTAAACCGGAATCTGTGACTACTTCCATCGGTATCTATAAAAAGAACCTGGGCTGGAAGGATGTGAACCTGATCCCTTTGTTCAGCAACATTCCTATTGTAACGCCGCCTCCGATGCAAAATGATCGTTCCGGTAATATTACCGCGATTCATTTTGGCACCTTTACTTCTTCGCTGGAAGATTATAAGCGACAGATAGATTTCCTGACGGCTATCGGCGAGAAAACAGGAAAGACGGTTTGTTTGCAGGTGATCGGAGATGGAGGTGCACATAAGGAAAAAGCGCTGGAGATATCAAGGCAATTACTGGGCAAAGAGAACGTGACGGATTGTGGATTTCAATCAGAGGAATCTGTTTCCGGTTACATGCTGAAAGCCGATATTGGTATATCCCGTGCAGACTATGCCCTGTTTGGCAAGAGTGGTTCTTCTATGGCGATGCTTGAACATGGCTTGCCGGTATTGTTGAGAGGAGATCGTCCGGAAGATGATATGGTCGGACAGGATTTTCCTTTTAAAGAACAGCTGTTGTATACCGATGACGCGGACAAAGATCTGCATAAAAAAGAACCGGTCTACTTCCTCAATCAGGTGTCGGATATATTCCTGGACAGTCTGCATGAGAAAGATAAAGAACAGGATCCTAATACGCTTATACTGGTCACCAGGCCATAA
- a CDS encoding YhdH/YhfP family quinone oxidoreductase has translation MNELFKALLINEQESKFTKEIKALRTDQLPQHELLIRVSYSSVNYKDALSAAGNKGVTRTYPHVPGIDAAGVVVNSKSDLFTEGEEVLVTGWDLGMNTWGGFGEYIRIPAAWALKLPSGLSMKEAMCFGTAGLTAGLSVHQLLKAGIQPENGEIAVSGATGGVGSIAVAILAKNGFSVAAISGKQETAFLLDTLGAKRIIPRDEFSATFDKKPLSAPSFAAGIDTVGGSILSGMLKATHYGGIVTACGMVAAADLHTSVFPFILRSVTLAGIDSVQAPMEIRKQVWELLGTSWKPAQLDSMVEEISLDALPEKLDAVLAGKARGRYVLAHAH, from the coding sequence ATGAACGAACTATTTAAGGCGCTATTGATCAACGAGCAGGAGAGTAAATTTACAAAAGAAATCAAAGCACTGCGTACCGATCAGCTGCCACAGCATGAACTGCTGATCCGTGTAAGTTACTCGTCTGTCAACTATAAAGACGCTCTTTCTGCCGCAGGTAATAAAGGCGTCACCAGAACATATCCGCATGTACCCGGTATCGATGCTGCCGGTGTAGTAGTGAATTCAAAAAGCGACTTGTTTACTGAAGGAGAGGAGGTGCTGGTCACCGGATGGGACCTGGGGATGAATACCTGGGGTGGTTTCGGTGAATACATCCGTATCCCTGCCGCCTGGGCATTGAAACTGCCATCCGGATTGTCTATGAAAGAAGCAATGTGTTTTGGTACCGCCGGACTGACTGCCGGACTCTCCGTCCATCAGCTGTTAAAAGCAGGTATTCAACCCGAAAATGGCGAAATAGCTGTCAGTGGAGCTACCGGAGGCGTCGGTAGTATTGCCGTCGCTATACTGGCTAAAAATGGCTTTAGCGTAGCCGCCATTTCCGGCAAACAGGAAACGGCCTTTCTACTGGATACGCTGGGTGCAAAACGTATCATCCCCAGAGATGAATTCTCAGCCACCTTCGATAAGAAACCATTGTCGGCGCCCAGCTTTGCTGCAGGGATCGACACTGTTGGCGGATCTATACTTTCCGGTATGTTAAAAGCCACGCATTATGGCGGTATAGTCACAGCCTGTGGTATGGTAGCCGCCGCAGATCTGCATACTTCTGTATTCCCTTTCATCCTGCGTAGTGTAACACTGGCAGGAATCGATTCGGTACAGGCGCCTATGGAGATCCGGAAGCAGGTATGGGAACTGCTGGGTACTTCCTGGAAGCCTGCGCAGCTCGATAGCATGGTGGAAGAGATCAGTCTGGATGCATTGCCTGAAAAGCTGGACGCTGTGCTGGCAGGAAAGGCCAGGGGCAGGTATGTGCTCGCGCATGCGCACTGA
- a CDS encoding phage tail protein — MDVFMALIAIFGGNFNPRGWYFCQGQIMSIAQNTALFSLLGTTYGGNGQTTFALPDLRGRAPIGVGQGPGLQPYAWGQLGGSETHTLIITEMPAHNHTALVNSLTVNPAASTAAGTTNIPDATMVPAKLPNIGSGPTAQPIKGYAVADNTTTLAPAKVTGSVTVGIAGGSQPFSIQNPYLAVNYIIAYEGIYPSRN, encoded by the coding sequence ATGGACGTTTTTATGGCACTCATCGCAATATTCGGGGGAAATTTCAACCCGAGAGGATGGTATTTCTGCCAGGGACAAATCATGTCAATTGCACAGAATACGGCGCTTTTCTCTTTATTAGGTACTACATATGGTGGTAATGGCCAGACTACCTTCGCCCTGCCAGACCTGAGAGGCCGTGCACCGATCGGAGTAGGCCAGGGACCAGGACTGCAGCCATATGCATGGGGGCAGTTAGGCGGCTCCGAAACACATACATTGATTATCACCGAAATGCCTGCGCATAATCATACTGCACTGGTAAACTCGTTGACTGTAAATCCTGCTGCGTCAACAGCAGCTGGTACAACCAATATTCCTGACGCCACCATGGTTCCTGCAAAACTGCCTAATATCGGTAGCGGTCCTACAGCGCAGCCGATCAAAGGTTATGCGGTAGCTGACAACACGACTACATTAGCTCCTGCAAAAGTGACTGGTAGTGTTACAGTAGGTATCGCCGGTGGCAGTCAGCCATTCAGCATCCAGAATCCTTACCTGGCGGTTAATTATATCATTGCCTACGAGGGTATTTACCCAAGCCGTAACTAA
- a CDS encoding class I SAM-dependent methyltransferase codes for MKLQEAIQLIQHKDLSVDTPVTWADLGCGSGTFTAALAHYLPAGSTIYAVDKAMSPDLHIPAPSVVEVSPYQLDFVKHELPFASLNGIIMANALHYVKDQAAFVRKLQKALRPDGILVMVEYDTDTPVPVWVPYPLSFTRLKKLFSAAGYGHIEKIGERPSIYGRANLYASLIK; via the coding sequence ATGAAATTACAGGAAGCTATTCAGTTAATACAGCATAAGGATCTATCTGTTGATACACCTGTTACCTGGGCAGATCTCGGTTGCGGATCAGGTACGTTTACAGCGGCGCTTGCGCATTATCTTCCCGCAGGTAGTACTATCTATGCAGTAGATAAAGCAATGTCGCCTGATCTGCATATACCTGCTCCCTCAGTTGTAGAAGTCAGTCCTTATCAACTTGATTTTGTAAAACATGAGTTGCCATTTGCATCGTTGAATGGTATTATCATGGCAAATGCCCTGCATTATGTGAAAGACCAGGCAGCATTTGTACGTAAACTCCAGAAAGCTTTACGTCCTGATGGTATACTGGTGATGGTAGAATATGATACAGACACCCCTGTACCGGTATGGGTACCTTATCCGCTTAGTTTTACCCGTCTGAAAAAGTTATTCTCAGCAGCGGGATACGGACACATAGAAAAGATCGGAGAACGCCCTTCGATATATGGACGTGCCAACCTATATGCTTCACTTATAAAATAA
- a CDS encoding Gfo/Idh/MocA family protein, with amino-acid sequence MHTTSRRHFLKNAAILSPVLTFLPSYLTAGTGSRLRTGFIGLGPWGQQYLAHALQHKDVDVRAICDTDPAAIRQSLHLFSEAGYSRPEIFKNSYSDLLSRKDIDAVIIAAPWQLHYEIAKAAMLAGKHVACGAIMGTTLEEHKDIVRISEQTGCQYFTLEEDSYRSDLQAAANMAKAGLFGELQAVRAGARYDVLPAVHEGEAAPYPVYPALAATRMLGVGKDNPFVSLEIVKQTQTFAVNKPHAKTGEARLMYQSGEVSTIRLTTKQGQVLSLQMDRGQRQPVSTGFRITGTAGSWVDTFNSIYLKNQLTCNQLWNAGKPYIKEYAQPTDTRRYKRLTANKECALALQEFIDLANQPAEALSVYTAATNSMIGPLAALSAQHNHTMNFPEFSNSTI; translated from the coding sequence ATGCATACAACCAGTAGAAGGCATTTTTTGAAGAATGCCGCCATTTTATCCCCTGTACTTACCTTTCTGCCATCATATCTGACGGCAGGGACAGGTTCCCGCTTACGTACCGGTTTTATTGGTCTTGGTCCCTGGGGACAACAATATCTTGCGCATGCCCTGCAGCATAAAGATGTTGACGTCAGGGCTATCTGTGACACAGATCCGGCAGCTATCCGTCAAAGCCTGCACTTGTTCAGCGAAGCAGGTTATAGCCGTCCGGAGATCTTTAAAAACAGCTACAGCGACTTATTATCCCGAAAAGACATTGATGCTGTGATCATAGCGGCCCCCTGGCAACTGCACTACGAAATAGCCAAGGCAGCGATGCTGGCAGGCAAACACGTAGCTTGTGGCGCCATTATGGGTACGACACTGGAAGAGCACAAGGACATTGTCCGCATCAGTGAGCAGACCGGCTGTCAGTACTTCACTTTGGAAGAAGACAGCTATCGTTCTGATCTGCAGGCTGCGGCCAATATGGCGAAAGCTGGTCTTTTCGGTGAATTACAGGCTGTTCGCGCAGGCGCACGTTACGATGTACTGCCAGCTGTCCATGAAGGCGAAGCTGCTCCTTATCCTGTTTATCCCGCACTGGCAGCCACCAGGATGCTGGGCGTGGGAAAAGACAATCCTTTTGTGTCATTGGAGATAGTAAAGCAAACGCAGACGTTTGCCGTTAACAAGCCACATGCAAAGACAGGAGAAGCGAGGCTGATGTACCAGTCAGGTGAGGTCAGTACCATCCGTTTAACGACTAAACAGGGACAGGTTTTATCCTTACAGATGGACCGCGGTCAGCGGCAGCCAGTTTCAACGGGATTCAGGATAACGGGAACGGCAGGTTCCTGGGTAGATACATTCAATAGTATTTATTTAAAAAATCAGCTAACTTGCAACCAACTTTGGAATGCAGGGAAACCCTATATCAAGGAGTACGCACAGCCAACTGATACACGACGTTACAAACGTCTGACAGCCAATAAGGAATGTGCCCTGGCCCTACAGGAGTTTATCGACCTGGCAAATCAACCTGCCGAAGCGTTATCCGTCTATACCGCTGCTACCAATAGTATGATCGGCCCTTTAGCCGCACTTTCTGCGCAACATAACCACACGATGAACTTTCCCGAGTTCAGCAATTCAACTATTTAA
- a CDS encoding winged helix-turn-helix transcriptional regulator, with product MEEIGSTEFQCPSDVFLQIIKGKCKTTLIVLIKKGRNRFGEMRRTLPTISERMLSRQLDELEKDGIIRRESFPEVPPRVEYFLTPYGETIYPIIREMRKWGYIHLEKQQSDV from the coding sequence ATGGAAGAGATAGGCAGTACAGAGTTTCAATGTCCCTCAGATGTCTTTTTGCAGATCATTAAAGGGAAGTGTAAAACCACCCTGATCGTCCTGATCAAAAAAGGCAGAAACAGGTTTGGAGAAATGCGCAGGACATTACCCACTATCAGTGAGCGGATGTTATCAAGACAACTGGACGAACTGGAAAAAGACGGAATCATCCGCCGGGAGAGTTTTCCGGAAGTGCCGCCCCGGGTAGAATACTTTCTGACGCCTTATGGAGAGACGATTTATCCGATTATCCGGGAGATGCGCAAATGGGGATATATCCACCTTGAAAAGCAACAATCTGATGTATAA
- a CDS encoding phage tail protein encodes MDSFMGIIFLFGESFAPVNWHLCDGTQMAISGNEALFSLLGTTYGGDGMTTFALPDLRGRTPIGTGQGPGLSSYVQGQMAGTEQRTLIMTNLPAHNHVTVSNLTINPAASTAAATTNIPGSTLVEATLPNIGSGPAAQPIKGYAVGDSTAILAPSAVSGSVTIGIAGGSQPFSIQRPYLAMNYGIALYGIYPSRN; translated from the coding sequence ATGGATTCATTCATGGGAATCATTTTCCTATTTGGCGAAAGCTTTGCGCCGGTGAACTGGCATCTTTGCGATGGCACGCAGATGGCGATCAGCGGAAACGAAGCTTTGTTTAGCCTCCTTGGGACCACGTATGGCGGCGATGGTATGACCACATTTGCGCTACCCGATCTTAGAGGACGTACACCTATCGGTACAGGACAAGGCCCTGGTCTATCCTCCTATGTGCAGGGCCAGATGGCAGGTACAGAGCAGCGTACGCTCATCATGACAAACCTGCCTGCGCATAACCACGTGACGGTAAGCAACCTGACGATCAATCCTGCTGCTTCTACAGCAGCTGCTACTACCAATATCCCTGGCAGTACCCTGGTAGAGGCGACCTTGCCAAATATCGGCAGCGGCCCTGCGGCGCAGCCAATCAAAGGTTATGCAGTAGGCGATAGCACCGCCATACTGGCGCCATCAGCAGTATCAGGTTCTGTAACCATTGGCATCGCCGGTGGCAGTCAACCGTTTAGTATTCAACGCCCATATCTGGCTATGAACTATGGCATAGCGCTATATGGCATCTATCCAAGCCGGAACTAA
- a CDS encoding glycosyltransferase family A protein: protein MTMISKERKTVSFFTICYEGDWERILKENRLERIIRQCNYDFFERGLIINNVKDRLTVERYAKEAVQKGIIDVYYFSEDYSEEILKKFSITRNSFRLDFYDGYYYSIGPLTAVFLAKGKYLVYLTGDCLIEPHSVPWIDESVERMENDRNIFVASARGVDTNIECTWYTSREDDEFFYTHGFSDQCFMVETQRLHADIYNHYHYYTERYPVYGGRLFEKRVNSYMCVKQLDRIVRKGAFYSHEKLLNAGLEEVQTKPTLSKKLKRMAGNSSRKLRKAINKRIFGHTTKVDGKVKKWHI, encoded by the coding sequence ATGACCATGATATCCAAAGAACGCAAAACCGTATCCTTCTTTACTATTTGTTATGAAGGTGATTGGGAGCGCATTCTAAAGGAAAACCGCCTGGAACGCATTATCCGGCAGTGTAACTATGACTTTTTCGAAAGAGGTCTGATCATTAATAATGTCAAAGACCGCCTTACTGTTGAACGGTATGCTAAAGAGGCGGTACAGAAAGGCATTATTGACGTCTACTATTTCAGCGAGGATTACAGTGAGGAAATCCTTAAAAAGTTCTCTATTACACGGAACAGTTTCCGACTCGATTTTTATGACGGCTACTACTATAGTATAGGTCCGCTCACTGCTGTATTTCTTGCAAAGGGTAAATACCTGGTTTATCTGACCGGCGACTGTCTTATCGAACCGCATTCCGTGCCATGGATAGATGAATCTGTGGAGCGTATGGAAAATGACAGGAACATTTTCGTAGCCAGTGCACGCGGCGTAGATACAAACATCGAATGTACCTGGTATACTTCCAGAGAAGATGATGAATTCTTCTATACACACGGTTTTTCCGATCAGTGTTTTATGGTGGAAACACAGCGTCTGCACGCTGATATCTATAATCATTATCACTACTATACGGAGCGATACCCGGTGTATGGCGGCCGCCTGTTTGAGAAACGTGTGAACAGCTACATGTGTGTGAAGCAGCTGGACAGGATCGTCAGAAAAGGGGCGTTTTATAGTCATGAAAAATTACTGAACGCCGGACTGGAGGAAGTACAGACCAAACCAACGTTGTCAAAAAAGCTGAAGCGTATGGCAGGTAATTCTTCCCGCAAACTCAGAAAAGCGATCAACAAAAGGATTTTTGGTCATACGACTAAAGTAGATGGAAAAGTAAAGAAATGGCATATCTGA